A window from Shimia isoporae encodes these proteins:
- a CDS encoding SOS response-associated peptidase, translating into MPGRFFLTTPMSDVAAWMGADAGGVADEPPRRNIAPAQEIVCFNGTGFSRMRWGIIPVGRKNARGRPVMETIVNARSETVFDKSAFDGVGRAAVIVDGWYEWTGEKRRKTAWRIFGSEPLIFAAITDVWTAPGGREIAQVATVTCAPNADVEPIHHRMGVLLRREDVPLWLEGSADDVAPLMVPWPEGRLSVEEAVDVDWDAP; encoded by the coding sequence ATGCCGGGACGTTTTTTTCTTACGACTCCGATGTCTGATGTGGCCGCGTGGATGGGCGCGGACGCTGGTGGTGTCGCGGACGAGCCGCCGCGCAGAAACATTGCGCCGGCTCAGGAGATCGTCTGTTTCAACGGTACTGGATTTTCCAGAATGCGCTGGGGTATCATTCCGGTCGGGCGCAAAAACGCGCGTGGCCGTCCGGTGATGGAAACCATCGTCAACGCACGATCAGAAACGGTTTTTGACAAGTCCGCCTTCGACGGCGTGGGGCGGGCAGCGGTCATTGTGGATGGATGGTATGAATGGACCGGGGAGAAACGGCGCAAGACGGCGTGGCGGATATTTGGTTCCGAACCATTGATATTTGCGGCAATAACCGACGTCTGGACTGCGCCCGGTGGTCGGGAAATTGCGCAAGTGGCAACGGTGACTTGTGCGCCCAATGCGGATGTGGAGCCGATTCACCATAGAATGGGCGTTCTGCTACGTCGCGAAGACGTGCCATTGTGGCTTGAGGGAAGCGCGGATGATGTTGCGCCCCTTATGGTTCCGTGGCCGGAAGGGCGCCTCTCCGTTGAGGAAGCCGTAGATGTCGATTGGGATGCCCCATAG
- a CDS encoding cold-shock protein — MATGTVKWFNTTKGYGFIAPDEGGKDVFVHISAVERSGLTGLADNQKVSYELQEGRDGRMNASDLSLL, encoded by the coding sequence ATGGCTACTGGCACCGTCAAATGGTTCAACACCACCAAAGGCTACGGCTTTATTGCGCCTGACGAAGGTGGAAAAGATGTTTTTGTACACATTTCAGCGGTCGAGCGTTCCGGTCTGACTGGCCTCGCCGACAACCAGAAAGTCAGCTACGAGCTGCAAGAAGGTCGTGACGGCCGCATGAACGCAAGCGATCTTTCGCTGCTCTGA
- a CDS encoding NAD(P)-dependent oxidoreductase, which translates to MSNTPFSEGIQSGRLKPAELAENFGDLHPRFDEHEALVAADRCYFCHDAPCMTACPTDIDIPLFIRQIATGTPEAAAKTIFSQNILGGMCARVCPTETLCEEVCVREVAEGKPVEIGRLQRFATDTLVDTGEHPFERAPATGKKVAVVGAGPAGLSAAHRLAGYGHDVTVYDARAKAGGLNEFGIAAYKSVDSFAEREVDWLLKIGGISIETGRKLGDGLSLDTLQSEFDAVFLGIGLGGVNALGVDGEDKDGVDDAVDFIADLRQSTDLGALPIGRDVVVIGGGMTAVDAAVQAKLLGALNVSLVYRRGKDRMNASEFEQDLAASKGVRIITNASPKAVIGNGSVREIEFEYTDDDLNPTGQTVRLPADQVFKAIGQTLAGEGLPELERGKIKVDGTGRTSVDGIWAGGDCATGGDDLTVTAVAEGRDAAEDINAALSA; encoded by the coding sequence ATGTCCAACACACCGTTCAGCGAAGGCATCCAGTCGGGACGTTTGAAGCCCGCGGAGCTTGCCGAGAACTTTGGGGATCTTCATCCCCGCTTTGACGAACACGAGGCGCTGGTGGCAGCGGATCGTTGTTATTTCTGCCATGATGCGCCCTGTATGACGGCCTGTCCGACGGACATCGATATTCCGTTGTTCATTCGTCAGATCGCCACAGGAACGCCCGAAGCGGCGGCCAAAACGATCTTTAGCCAGAACATTCTGGGCGGCATGTGCGCGCGGGTTTGCCCGACCGAGACACTTTGCGAAGAAGTCTGTGTACGGGAAGTGGCAGAAGGCAAGCCGGTAGAAATCGGCCGGCTTCAGCGTTTTGCGACGGACACGCTTGTTGATACCGGCGAGCACCCGTTCGAACGGGCACCGGCCACCGGTAAGAAAGTCGCAGTTGTGGGTGCAGGACCGGCCGGTTTGTCGGCGGCGCACCGCCTGGCGGGATACGGTCACGACGTGACTGTATATGACGCGCGGGCAAAAGCGGGCGGCCTGAACGAGTTCGGCATCGCGGCTTATAAATCGGTCGACAGCTTTGCCGAGCGCGAAGTGGACTGGCTTCTGAAGATAGGCGGTATTTCCATCGAAACGGGCAGGAAACTGGGTGACGGCCTTTCGCTGGACACGTTGCAGTCCGAATTCGACGCGGTATTCCTGGGCATCGGTCTGGGCGGAGTAAATGCGCTTGGGGTGGATGGCGAAGACAAAGATGGCGTTGATGATGCGGTCGATTTCATCGCTGATCTGCGTCAGTCCACGGATCTCGGTGCCCTGCCCATCGGACGCGATGTTGTCGTGATTGGCGGCGGTATGACAGCGGTTGATGCGGCTGTTCAGGCAAAGCTTCTTGGCGCGTTGAACGTTTCGCTGGTGTATCGCCGAGGCAAAGACCGCATGAACGCTTCGGAGTTCGAACAGGATCTGGCCGCATCCAAGGGCGTTCGGATTATCACCAATGCTTCGCCCAAAGCAGTGATTGGCAATGGCTCTGTGCGTGAGATCGAATTCGAATACACCGACGATGATCTGAACCCGACTGGCCAGACAGTGCGTCTTCCGGCGGATCAGGTGTTCAAGGCGATCGGCCAGACACTTGCGGGCGAAGGCCTGCCGGAGCTGGAGCGTGGTAAGATCAAGGTGGATGGCACTGGCCGTACCTCGGTTGATGGCATCTGGGCAGGTGGTGACTGTGCGACAGGCGGGGACGATCTGACCGTGACAGCCGTAGCCGAAGGGCGCGACGCCGCCGAAGACATCAACGCCGCGTTGTCGGCGTAA
- the preA gene encoding NAD-dependent dihydropyrimidine dehydrogenase subunit PreA yields MANLESEFVGIKSPNPFWLASAPPTDKEYNVRRAFEAGWGGVVWKTLGSEGPPVVNVNGPRYGAIHGADRRLLGLNNIELITDRPLEVNLEEMTRVKRDYPDHALIASVMVPCEEAEWKRILPMIAETGCDGFELNFGCPHGMAERGMGSAVGQVPDYIEMVARWCKEATDLPVIVKLTPNITNILYPAEAALRGGADAVSLINTINSITSVNLDAMSPEPMIDGKGTHGGYCGPAVKPIAMNMVAEIARNPETARLPISGIGGITTWRDAAEFMALGAGNVQVCTAAMTYGFKIVQEMISGLSQWMDEKGYESTSDFVGLATPNVTDWQYLNLNHVTKAEINQDDCIKCGRCYAACEDTSHQAIAMSEDRVFTVKDDECVACNLCVNVCPVEGCITMRTLDAGEMDERTDTPVAAEYGNWTTHPNNPMAKAAE; encoded by the coding sequence ATGGCCAATCTCGAAAGTGAATTTGTCGGGATCAAATCCCCCAATCCGTTCTGGCTGGCGTCTGCGCCGCCCACGGACAAGGAATACAACGTGCGCCGGGCCTTTGAAGCAGGCTGGGGCGGTGTTGTCTGGAAAACGTTGGGCAGCGAAGGGCCGCCCGTGGTCAACGTGAATGGTCCCCGTTACGGTGCCATTCATGGCGCGGACCGCCGGTTGCTCGGCTTGAACAACATCGAGTTGATCACGGATCGTCCGCTTGAGGTAAACCTTGAGGAAATGACACGTGTGAAGCGGGATTACCCGGATCATGCGCTGATTGCCTCGGTGATGGTGCCTTGCGAGGAAGCAGAGTGGAAACGCATCCTACCGATGATCGCGGAAACCGGTTGTGACGGGTTCGAACTGAACTTTGGGTGTCCGCACGGCATGGCGGAGCGCGGCATGGGCTCTGCTGTTGGTCAGGTTCCGGACTACATTGAAATGGTTGCTCGCTGGTGCAAGGAAGCGACAGACCTTCCGGTTATCGTGAAGCTGACGCCGAACATCACCAACATTCTCTATCCTGCCGAAGCTGCTTTGCGCGGTGGGGCCGACGCGGTTTCGTTGATCAACACAATCAACTCGATCACCTCTGTGAATCTGGATGCAATGAGCCCCGAGCCGATGATTGATGGCAAAGGCACCCATGGCGGGTATTGCGGTCCGGCAGTCAAGCCGATTGCGATGAACATGGTGGCAGAAATCGCGCGCAATCCCGAAACCGCGCGCCTGCCGATCTCGGGCATTGGCGGCATCACAACCTGGCGCGATGCAGCAGAGTTCATGGCGCTTGGCGCCGGGAACGTGCAGGTTTGCACCGCGGCGATGACCTATGGTTTCAAGATTGTTCAGGAAATGATTTCCGGCTTGTCCCAGTGGATGGACGAGAAGGGCTATGAAAGCACCTCCGACTTCGTTGGGCTGGCGACGCCGAACGTGACCGACTGGCAATACCTGAACCTCAATCACGTGACCAAAGCCGAAATCAATCAGGACGATTGTATCAAATGTGGGCGGTGTTATGCCGCGTGCGAAGACACTTCGCATCAGGCCATCGCAATGTCCGAGGATCGCGTTTTCACAGTCAAGGACGACGAATGCGTCGCCTGTAATCTCTGTGTGAATGTCTGCCCGGTCGAAGGTTGTATCACCATGCGTACGCTGGACGCCGGTGAGATGGACGAACGCACCGATACGCCTGTGGCAGCGGAGTATGGCAACTGGACTACGCATCCGAACAATCCGATGGCCAAGGCTGCGGAATAG
- a CDS encoding sulfotransferase: MGSEPLLFQIGFNKCATSALFFLFLKSGYNALHSGGKFYKRKNGGLLKNINPQRMINDNITAGRAPLEGLERFHAFFDMEFKKRGLNIENFLHYKVFAEHYPHAKFLLNIRDKDKWLRSRIRHSDGFYLQSEMDRLGLTEKQTTEKWAAFFDRHIANVQSYFENDPDRLIVFNTDHDDIGKVISAVSPDFTLRRKRWGRVRQTDQVVEKKGWDDVGASTPLKIAA, translated from the coding sequence ATGGGAAGCGAACCACTTCTTTTTCAAATCGGATTCAACAAATGTGCGACAAGCGCACTGTTTTTCCTCTTTCTTAAGTCAGGCTACAATGCGCTCCACAGCGGCGGGAAATTCTACAAGCGCAAGAACGGCGGATTGCTGAAAAACATCAACCCGCAACGCATGATAAACGACAACATCACGGCAGGTCGTGCGCCTCTCGAAGGCCTGGAGCGGTTCCACGCATTCTTTGACATGGAGTTCAAAAAACGCGGTTTGAACATTGAAAACTTCCTGCACTACAAAGTGTTTGCCGAACACTACCCTCACGCAAAGTTCCTTCTCAATATCCGGGACAAGGACAAATGGCTACGCAGCCGTATCCGCCATTCTGACGGGTTCTACCTTCAAAGCGAGATGGACCGGCTCGGCCTGACAGAGAAACAGACCACCGAAAAATGGGCCGCGTTCTTCGACAGACACATCGCAAACGTACAGTCTTACTTTGAGAATGACCCTGACCGACTGATCGTGTTCAACACAGATCACGACGACATCGGCAAAGTGATCTCCGCGGTCAGTCCGGACTTCACACTGCGTCGTAAACGCTGGGGCAGGGTTCGGCAGACGGATCAGGTTGTTGAAAAGAAAGGCTGGGATGATGTGGGCGCGTCCACGCCTTTAAAAATCGCAGCCTGA
- a CDS encoding TetR family transcriptional regulator C-terminal domain-containing protein yields the protein MTEASARKPSRIQQRNRKIIMDAALEVFSRYGYRGATLDQIAEQAGLSKPNILYYFDGKEDIHVQLLNQLMESWLDPLEHMDPDGEPLTEILAYVRRKLEMTREFPRESRLFANEILQGAPRMGPHLESGLKPLFERKTTVIRDWMTQGKLAKVDPRHLVFSIWATTQHYADFDAQVQVLIPAGEDVVDGAETYLETLFTKLLTP from the coding sequence ATGACCGAGGCCTCCGCACGCAAACCGAGCCGCATCCAGCAGCGCAACCGCAAAATTATCATGGACGCCGCTCTGGAAGTGTTCTCGCGCTACGGCTACCGCGGCGCGACGCTGGACCAGATCGCCGAACAGGCCGGCCTCTCCAAACCGAACATCCTTTATTATTTCGACGGTAAGGAAGACATCCATGTCCAACTCCTCAACCAGTTGATGGAGAGCTGGCTTGATCCGCTGGAACACATGGATCCCGACGGTGAACCACTCACGGAAATACTTGCCTATGTGCGGCGCAAACTGGAAATGACCCGAGAGTTTCCGCGTGAAAGCCGTCTGTTTGCCAACGAAATCCTGCAAGGCGCTCCGCGGATGGGCCCTCATCTGGAGAGCGGTCTGAAACCGCTCTTCGAGCGCAAGACAACCGTTATCCGGGACTGGATGACTCAGGGAAAGCTAGCCAAAGTCGATCCGCGACATCTCGTTTTCTCGATCTGGGCCACAACCCAACACTACGCCGATTTTGACGCGCAGGTGCAGGTTTTGATACCCGCGGGAGAAGACGTTGTAGACGGCGCAGAGACCTATTTGGAAACGCTGTTCACCAAGCTTCTGACCCCCTAG
- a CDS encoding TetR/AcrR family transcriptional regulator gives MRRQEAEALILSAAEKVFAEAGFGGATMQLIADVAGLPKANLHYYFPTKEQLYRQVVQNIFQIWLQAADIFDQADGPAEGIGAYIDAKMEISRRHPEGSKVWAAEVMHGAPVIQDYLETTLTDWTNGRIAVIERWITEGRMDPIDPRHLLYMLWATTQHYADFGHQIETLNNDTPLSDAQWDAAKASVKRIILNGIGANDDI, from the coding sequence ATGCGCCGCCAGGAGGCAGAGGCGCTTATTTTGTCAGCAGCAGAAAAAGTCTTTGCCGAAGCGGGGTTTGGCGGAGCAACAATGCAGCTGATTGCCGACGTTGCCGGGCTGCCCAAAGCGAACCTGCACTATTATTTCCCGACCAAGGAACAGCTCTACCGTCAGGTGGTGCAAAACATCTTTCAAATCTGGCTTCAGGCCGCTGACATCTTCGATCAGGCCGACGGACCAGCGGAAGGCATCGGGGCCTACATAGACGCGAAAATGGAAATCTCCCGCCGTCATCCGGAGGGCTCAAAAGTCTGGGCCGCAGAGGTCATGCACGGGGCGCCGGTCATACAGGACTATCTGGAAACCACCCTAACGGACTGGACCAACGGCAGAATCGCCGTCATCGAGCGCTGGATCACCGAAGGTCGCATGGATCCCATCGACCCACGCCACCTGCTCTACATGCTCTGGGCAACGACACAGCACTATGCAGACTTCGGCCACCAGATCGAAACCCTCAATAACGACACTCCCCTGAGCGACGCCCAGTGGGATGCCGCCAAGGCAAGTGTGAAACGCATTATTCTCAATGGCATAGGGGCGAATGACGATATCTGA